In Paenibacillus kyungheensis, the following are encoded in one genomic region:
- a CDS encoding SDR family oxidoreductase yields MADQYLKQDPTTQYPKANEDWQQKQPEPGLQTEMTPRPDSGETSYRGTGRLTGRKALVTGADSGIGRAAAIAFAREGADVVISYLPEEEADAQEVVKLIEEAGQKAYAMPGDLKDEKYCEQLIEDSVAKLGGIDILANVAGKQQFVESIADLTTEQFDATFKTNVYSLFWLCKAAIKHMKPGSSIINTSSIQAYSPSPGLLDYATTKGSINVFSKALAQQVGEKGIRVNVVAPGPVWTPLQVAGGQPTEALKEFGSNTPLGRAGQPVEMAPAYVFLASQESSYVSGETINANGGMVSP; encoded by the coding sequence ATGGCTGACCAATATCTAAAGCAAGATCCAACAACTCAATATCCTAAGGCAAACGAAGACTGGCAACAAAAACAACCAGAACCCGGTTTGCAAACAGAGATGACTCCACGTCCCGATTCAGGAGAAACCAGTTACCGCGGAACAGGTCGCTTAACAGGACGAAAAGCACTCGTAACAGGAGCAGATAGTGGTATCGGACGCGCAGCAGCAATTGCTTTTGCTCGTGAAGGTGCAGACGTTGTAATTTCTTACTTACCTGAAGAAGAAGCCGACGCTCAAGAAGTAGTGAAATTGATCGAAGAAGCAGGTCAAAAAGCTTATGCGATGCCTGGCGATTTGAAAGATGAGAAGTACTGCGAACAATTGATCGAAGACTCTGTAGCTAAATTAGGTGGAATCGATATTCTAGCTAACGTAGCAGGTAAACAGCAGTTTGTTGAATCGATTGCTGATTTAACTACAGAACAATTTGATGCAACATTCAAAACAAACGTATACTCTCTATTCTGGTTATGCAAAGCAGCTATCAAGCATATGAAACCAGGTAGTTCAATTATTAATACATCATCTATCCAAGCGTACTCTCCTTCACCAGGGTTGCTCGATTATGCAACAACTAAAGGTTCGATCAACGTGTTCAGTAAAGCACTGGCACAACAAGTTGGTGAAAAAGGTATCCGTGTTAACGTTGTAGCACCGGGTCCAGTATGGACACCTCTACAAGTAGCAGGTGGACAACCTACAGAAGCATTGAAAGAATTCGGTTCCAATACACCACTCGGACGTGCAGGACAGCCAGTAGAAATGGCTCCAGCTTATGTATTTTTAGCAAGCCAAGAGTCTAGCTATGTAAGTGGCGAGACTATCAATGCTAACGGTGGTATGGTTAGTCCATAA
- a CDS encoding M48 family metallopeptidase, with protein sequence MKIQFDERTIEFNVQYSKRTKIAIQLETIGLITVKAPNGTPEADILRVMERNKQWLLDNTSKLDQARANAVPQAKEYEEQGQFLYLGKKYFLHELIEVGDANEEELRHRLKKFYFTSCKKIVLERIEGYQKQLRVKPKSIEIEESTTKWGSCHSSKKITFNYRLAMAPVEVIDYVIVHELCHLLHMNHDRSFWRRLGSIMPDYKQKEEYLARHGRHMTL encoded by the coding sequence ATGAAAATACAATTTGATGAGCGAACAATCGAATTTAATGTGCAATATAGCAAGCGTACCAAGATCGCTATTCAGTTGGAGACGATAGGCTTAATTACGGTCAAAGCACCGAATGGAACACCTGAAGCAGACATTTTACGTGTAATGGAGCGCAATAAGCAATGGCTGTTGGATAATACCAGTAAGCTAGATCAAGCTAGAGCAAATGCTGTTCCTCAAGCAAAAGAATATGAAGAGCAAGGACAGTTTTTGTATTTAGGTAAAAAGTATTTTCTACATGAGCTTATTGAAGTAGGCGATGCGAACGAAGAAGAATTACGTCACAGACTCAAAAAGTTTTACTTTACTAGTTGTAAAAAAATCGTATTAGAACGGATCGAAGGCTACCAGAAACAATTACGTGTGAAGCCAAAAAGTATTGAAATCGAAGAGTCTACGACCAAGTGGGGCAGTTGTCATTCGAGCAAAAAAATCACGTTTAATTATCGTCTCGCTATGGCTCCTGTAGAAGTGATCGATTATGTGATTGTACATGAATTATGCCATCTTCTGCATATGAATCATGATCGTTCATTTTGGAGACGATTAGGTAGTATTATGCCTGATTACAAACAAAAAGAAGAGTATCTTGCACGACATGGACGTCATATGACATTATAA